The proteins below are encoded in one region of Triticum aestivum cultivar Chinese Spring chromosome 1B, IWGSC CS RefSeq v2.1, whole genome shotgun sequence:
- the LOC123081847 gene encoding BTB/POZ and MATH domain-containing protein 3-like encodes MSFAGVSVVADGKLLQPSTASAIYSGTDSSGSWWYHLLVVQGYSRTKNLLPNGERIKGCSFRAGGYQWALELYPNGDVMDAAGFMSIFFILDQDVARPVKVQRQFSLIDEVDKQQPAHIRARKARDFCAHNDGWGRSQFIKQEDLEKSEHLKDDCFTIRCDFIIAEAVSATFIEVGADVMFEVGHESFAAHRNILAARSTVFMAELFGPMKEGTTAGAIQIQDMEPNVFNALLGFIYTDLMPKMTTVFYQKKMTKVGGEAEAEGGADEVTWLQHLLIAADRFDLQRLKSMCEERLSEYIDLSSVTSILGLAAHHHCRGLKEACLEFLKVQSAAILAGVMATSDWQHISATDPSVLNELITKLASKA; translated from the exons ATGTCGTTTGCTGGTGTATCCGTCGTTGCAGACGGCAAGCTGCTGCAGCCGTCCACGGCATCGGCCATTTACTCCGGCACGGACAGCAGTGGCAGTTGGTGGTATCACCTGCTTGTGGTACAAGGTTACTCCCGCACCAAAAACCTGCTGCCCAATGGAGAGAGAATCAAGGGTTGCTCCTTCCGAGCTGGAGGATATCAATGGGCTCTGGAACTCTATCCCAACGGTGATGTCATGGATGCTGCCGGCTTCATGTCCATTTTTTTCATCCTTGATCAGGATGTTGCACGGCCTGTGAAGGTGCAGCGCCAGTTTAGCTTAATTGATGAGGTTGACAAGCAGCAACCTGCACACATCCGTGCAAGGAAAGCACGTGACTTCTGTGCACACAACGATGGCTGGGGTCGAAGTCAATTCATAAAACAGGAGGACCTTGAGAAGTCAGAGCATCTCAAGGATGATTGTTTCACCATCCGGTGCGACTTTATCATCGCCGAAGCCGTCTCAGCTACCTTCATTGAG GTTGGCGCCGATGTGATGTTTGAGGTAGGCCATGAGAGTTTTGCTGCTCACCGAAACATTCTCGCGGCTCGTTCCACCGTCTTCATGGCGGAGCTCTTCGGCCCCATGAAGGAGGGGACCACGGCGGGTGCCATACAGATACAAGACATGGAACCCAACGTATTCAACGCCTTGCTTGGTTTCATCTACACCGATTTGATGCCCAAGATGACAACGGTGTTTTATCAAAAAAAGATGACAAAGGTGGGaggagaagcagaagcagaaggtgGAGCCGATGAGGTTACGTGGCTGCAACACTTGCTTATCGCAGCGGATAGGTTTGATCTCCAGCGGCTCAAGTCGATGTGTGAAGAGAGGCTGTCGGAGTACATAGATTTGAGCTCGGTGACGTCCATCCTTGGTCTGGCAGCACACCACCATTGCCGCGGACTCAAggaggcctgcctggagttcctCAAAGTCCAATCTGCTGCAATCTTGGCAGGAGTCATGGCGACCAGCGACTGGCAGCACATATCTGCCACTGACCCATCCGTTCTGAATGAGCTCATCACCAAGCTTGCCTCGAAAGCGTAG
- the LOC123099079 gene encoding BTB/POZ and MATH domain-containing protein 3-like — translation MSFAGVSVVANGRLLKPASAASAIYSGTASSGSRWYHQLVVEGYSRVKHLPNGHRIKGRSFRAGGYRWILEFYPNGDTFKAAGFISVYLVLDQDVALAQPVKAFLEFSFINELDRQEPAYIRETETVDFSGGCISWGRSCFIKREDLEMSEHLNDDCFTIRCDIIIAEAAAAPLIEVPPSNISGHLNHLLVTKVGADVMFEVGHETFAVHRCVLASRSAVFMAELFGPMKEGIATAGAIQIQDMEPNVFKALLSFVYTDLMPEMEAEGEASGEVTWLQHLLVGADRFDLQRLKLMCEERLSAHIDLSSVTAILGLAAQHHCRGLKEACLEFLKVQSAAILGGVMATSDWQHISATDPSVLNELIAKLASKA, via the coding sequence ATGTCGTTCGCTGGCGTATCCGTAGTTGCCAACGGCCGGCTGCTTAAGCCAGCGTCCGCGGCGTCGGCCATCTACTCCGGCACGGCTAGCAGTGGCAGCCGGTGGTATCACCAGCTTGTGGTGGAAGGTTACTCCCGCGTAAAGCACCTGCCCAATGGACACAGAATCAAGGGAAGGTCCTTCCGAGCTGGAGGATATCGATGGATTCTGGAATTCTATCCCAATGGTGATACCTTCAAGGCTGCTGGTTTCATCTCTGTTTATCTTGTCCTTGACCAGGATGTTGCACTTGCACAGCCAGTCAAGGCGTTCCTGGAGTTCAGTTTCATTAATGAGCTTGACAGGCAAGAGCCTGCATACATCCGTGAAACCGAAACAGTTGACTTCAGCGGTGGCTGCATTAGTTGGGGTCGTAGTTGTTTCATAAAAAGAGAGGACCTTGAGATGTCGGAGCATCTCAATGATGATTGTTTCACCATTCGTTGTGATATCATCATCGCCGAAGCTGCTGCTGCGCCCTTGATCGAGGTGCCACCATCCAACATAAGCGGGCATTTGAACCATCTCTTAGTGACAAAGGTGGGCGCCGACGTGATGTTCGAGGTCGGCCATGAGACATTCGCCGTGCACCGGTGTGTGCTCGCGTCCCGTTCTGCCGTCTTCATGGCAGAGCTCTTCGGGCCCATGAAGGAGGGGATTGCTACAGCTGGTGCCATACAGATACAAGACATGGAACCGAACGTGTTCAAGGCCTTGCTCAGTTTCGTATACACCGACTTGATGCCTGAGATGGAGGCGGAAGGGGAAGCCAGTGGTGAGGTTACGTGGCTGCAACACTTGCTTGTTGGGGCGGATAGGTTTGATCTCCAGCGGCTCAAGTTGATGTGTGAAGAGAGGTTGTCGGCGCACATAGATTTGAGCTCAGTGACGGCCATCCTTGGTCTGGCAGCGCAGCACCATTGCCGCGGACTTAAGGAGGCCTGCCTggagtttctcaaagtacaatctGCTGCAATCTTGGGAGGAGTCATGGCGACCAGCGACTGGCAGCACATATCTGCAACTGACCCCTCTGTTCTGAACGAGctcatcgccaagcttgcctcgaAAGCGTAG